The nucleotide sequence AGATTGGTACTTTGGTAGGCTCCATATTGTCTCACGACTCTCTAAGTTCTTGACTGAATTTCTTGTTTAAATCATTAAAGAAACTATCTGAACATCAATGACTATACcgtttgatttaaaaaattgcaGTTAAGCTAATAATAAAATGATAGGCCCGCAAAACAGGGTGCATATTCTATTGCAGTTGAACTAGTCCTATCTTGAAATGGGCTTGCACGTTCTGACGTACTCTCCCCTTTCTTCCTCCAAGACCATAATCTTCAACAGCACCACCATCACACCCACTCTCTGCAACCTCCTCCGCCctccaaaccctaaacccaccTCTCTCTTCCGAACCCGTTTCACAACTTTACCCCCAAAACACATCGCAAGCGTCATACCCGCTGCTGGGTTTGCTGGGTCTTTGCACCGCAGCAAGCGGAGCTTTCGTGGCGGGGTAGTTGTAGCCATGGCTGCACCTGGGTCGACCCAGAAATCTGAGGAGGAGTGGCGGACCGTGCTCTCTCCCGAGCAGTTTCGGATTCTGAGGCTGAAAGGCACAGAGTAAGATGCACTTTTGCAATTGTTAGTTTAGTTgcttatttattttgatttagaCTTGCAGTTTTATTGCATTAAATATATAGATTAGAGAAAGAATTCGCAGTTTTGaaggtgttttgatttatttttgtttatttagttGGTACTTATTACAAAATTCACGTATTTTCTGGCAAGTTTTAATATTTGGAAGAATTACATATTGATTGAAATAATGGATGTGCTTTTTCATTTTGAACTGCTTTGGTTAGTATCTTTCATTATTGTCCGGTCAGGAGTCGGTACTACATAATACATACCGATTAGAGACTGAGCTAATGTTAATTATTGTTCTTCATCTCCTTATCC is from Malus sylvestris chromosome 5, drMalSylv7.2, whole genome shotgun sequence and encodes:
- the LOC126624114 gene encoding peptide methionine sulfoxide reductase B5-like, with amino-acid sequence MGLHVLTYSPLSSSKTIIFNSTTITPTLCNLLRPPNPKPTSLFRTRFTTLPPKHIASVIPAAGFAGSLHRSKRSFRGGVVVAMAAPGSTQKSEEEWRTVLSPEQFRILRLKGTEYPGTGEYDKFFEEGIYTCAGCGTPLYRSTTKFNSGCGWPAFYEGLPGAINFNPDPDGMRTEITCAACGGHLGHVFKGEGFRTPTNERHCVNSISLKFVPPSSSPSQ